From Puniceicoccaceae bacterium:
GTGGCGACAACCTTCTCTATTTTTACCGGGGAGCGATCTACGATCATGAGGCGCTGCAAACCTATGCTAGAAATCAGCAAGGCTCCGCAGGTGCGGAAAATTCGATTCTACTCGTAAAAATGGATCGTCACCTCCCGATTCAGTTGCAGACTGATCTGCTCGAAATCACCCGTGAAATGGGCTATGCCAGAGTTCAGATCGCGGTGGAACCGGTGGATCGCTGAATGCCTCACCCAACCCAAATTTCAAACACCCGTATCGGATGAACATGAGTCAGTCCCGTCGATGTGATGGAAATTTCATCAATCTCGAATTCTTGAAGGCCCATGAAGGGTTGCCTGCATTGAGCGTGCGCGGTCGGTTTGGGTTGGAAAAGGAGCACGTGCGCTGCATGACGGATGGTCGTCTGGCCATGACCCCTCATCCGGAGCGACTTGGAAGCAAGGCGGATCACCCCTTTATTACAACCGATTTTTCGGAGAGCCAGATTGAAATGATCACGCCCCCGTTGCCGAGCCTTCACGAGGCACACGGATTTCTGACCACACTTCACCAAATCGTCC
This genomic window contains:
- a CDS encoding biopolymer transporter ExbD, whose product is MSPLNLKIAYQIPKSEMDLLPFLDLVMIGFLFFMLSSRLVYAPGIVVDLPRTQASITDSSLVTDVLTVSKRGDNLLYFYRGAIYDHEALQTYARNQQGSAGAENSILLVKMDRHLPIQLQTDLLEITREMGYARVQIAVEPVDR